One genomic segment of Stenotrophomonas sp. 704A1 includes these proteins:
- the hemF gene encoding oxygen-dependent coproporphyrinogen oxidase → MNEFERVRAYLTDLQDRICAAIETADGRARFQEDLWQRAEGGGGRTRVLREGAVFEQAGIGFSDVSGSRLPPSASANRPELAGASWRATGVSLVFHPLNPYVPTTHANVRFFQAQRDGEVVASWFGGGFDLTPFYPFDEDVQHWHQVAHALCAPFGEERYAAHKRWCDEYFFLRHRNETRGVGGLFFDDLHGDFERDFDYLRAVGDGFLDAYLPIVRQRKDSAYGEREREFQLYRRGRYVEFNLVYDRGTLFGLQSGGRSESILMSLPPRVRWEYGFTPEAGSAEARLADYLVPRDWI, encoded by the coding sequence ATGAACGAATTCGAGCGCGTGCGCGCCTACCTCACCGACCTGCAGGATCGCATCTGTGCAGCGATCGAAACCGCCGATGGCCGGGCCCGCTTCCAGGAAGACCTGTGGCAGCGGGCCGAGGGCGGTGGCGGGCGCACCCGCGTGCTGCGCGAGGGTGCGGTGTTCGAGCAGGCCGGCATCGGCTTTTCCGATGTGTCCGGCAGCCGCCTGCCGCCGTCGGCTTCGGCCAACCGCCCGGAACTGGCCGGCGCGTCCTGGCGCGCCACCGGCGTGTCGCTGGTGTTCCACCCGCTCAACCCCTACGTGCCCACCACGCACGCCAACGTGCGCTTCTTCCAGGCCCAGCGCGATGGCGAAGTGGTGGCCAGCTGGTTCGGCGGTGGCTTCGACCTGACCCCGTTCTATCCCTTCGACGAAGACGTGCAGCACTGGCACCAGGTCGCGCACGCCCTGTGCGCCCCCTTCGGCGAGGAGCGCTATGCCGCGCACAAGCGCTGGTGTGACGAGTACTTCTTCCTGCGCCACCGCAACGAAACGCGCGGTGTCGGCGGCCTGTTCTTCGACGACCTGCACGGCGACTTCGAACGCGATTTCGACTACCTGCGCGCGGTCGGCGATGGCTTCCTCGATGCCTATCTGCCGATCGTGCGGCAACGCAAGGACAGCGCTTACGGCGAACGCGAACGCGAGTTCCAGCTGTACCGCCGCGGCCGCTACGTGGAATTCAACCTGGTCTACGACCGCGGCACCCTGTTCGGCCTGCAGAGCGGTGGCCGCAGCGAGAGCATCCTGATGAGCCTGCCGCCGCGGGTTCGCTGGGAATACGGCTTCACCCCGGAGGCAGGCAGCGCCGAGGCGCGGCTGGCCGATTACCTGGTGCCGCGCGACTGGATCTGA
- the rtcA gene encoding RNA 3'-terminal phosphate cyclase, with the protein MDMIELEGAHGGGQLLRSALTLSLCTGTGFTMHNIRAIRRKPGLMRQHLTAVNAAARIGNACTHGAALGATSLRFEPGAVTAGDYHFAIGSAGSATLVLQTVLPALWRAQGPSRLRLEGGTHNPLAPSADFIADSYLPSLARMGVQASMQLLQHGFHPAGGGVVEVQVAPCAVLQAARMERRPALESMQAQVLMSGLSGSIGVRELQVLADRLGVDPHPRHVQSIRPALGLGNVALVRVRHGDHVEVFAGHGERGVSAEQVGARLAGQVQQYLEGGGVVGEHLSDQLLVPMALAGGGSFTTHVISDHLASNARLIEKFLPVAFDWQRHEGAWRVTVET; encoded by the coding sequence ATGGACATGATTGAACTGGAGGGGGCGCACGGTGGCGGGCAGTTGCTGCGTTCGGCGCTGACCCTGAGCCTGTGCACCGGCACCGGCTTCACGATGCACAACATCCGCGCGATCCGGCGCAAGCCGGGACTGATGCGCCAGCACCTGACTGCGGTGAACGCCGCAGCGCGGATCGGCAACGCCTGCACCCACGGTGCTGCGCTGGGCGCCACCTCGCTGCGCTTCGAGCCGGGCGCGGTGACGGCCGGCGACTATCACTTCGCCATCGGCAGTGCCGGTTCGGCCACGCTGGTGCTGCAGACGGTGCTGCCGGCCCTGTGGCGCGCGCAGGGGCCGTCGCGGTTGCGCCTGGAGGGCGGCACCCACAACCCGCTGGCACCCAGTGCCGATTTCATCGCCGACAGCTACCTGCCGTCGCTGGCGCGGATGGGCGTGCAGGCCTCCATGCAGCTGCTTCAGCACGGTTTCCATCCGGCCGGTGGCGGTGTGGTCGAGGTGCAGGTGGCGCCCTGCGCGGTGCTGCAGGCGGCACGGATGGAACGTCGCCCGGCGCTGGAATCGATGCAGGCGCAGGTGCTGATGTCGGGCCTGTCCGGCAGCATCGGCGTGCGCGAGCTGCAGGTGCTGGCCGACAGACTGGGGGTGGATCCGCATCCACGCCACGTGCAGTCGATCCGGCCGGCCCTGGGCCTCGGCAATGTGGCCCTGGTGCGCGTGCGTCACGGCGATCATGTGGAAGTGTTCGCTGGCCATGGCGAGCGGGGCGTGTCGGCCGAGCAGGTCGGCGCGCGCCTTGCCGGCCAGGTGCAGCAGTATCTGGAAGGCGGCGGCGTCGTGGGCGAACACCTGTCCGACCAGCTGCTGGTGCCGATGGCGCTGGCCGGAGGTGGGTCGTTCACCACGCATGTGATCAGCGACCACCTGGCCAGCAATGCCCGCCTGATCGAGAAGTTCCTGCCGGTGGCGTTCGACTGGCAGCGGCACGAAGGCGCCTGGCGGGTGACCGTCGAGACGTGA
- a CDS encoding DUF2782 domain-containing protein, with product MKTLMLASVLLLAGCASLGGGGAPPVDVKGADVSKRTMDNGDTIEEYRVSGQLRMVKVTPSRGAPFYLYDQNGDGRFDNDKDGVSPVYWKLYSW from the coding sequence ATGAAGACCCTGATGCTGGCTTCCGTACTTCTGCTTGCTGGTTGCGCCAGCCTGGGCGGCGGCGGGGCGCCCCCGGTCGACGTCAAGGGCGCCGACGTCTCCAAACGCACCATGGACAACGGTGACACCATCGAGGAGTACCGCGTGTCGGGACAGCTGCGCATGGTCAAGGTGACGCCCTCGCGCGGTGCGCCGTTCTACTTGTATGACCAGAACGGCGATGGCCGCTTCGACAATGACAAGGACGGCGTGTCGCCGGTCTACTGGAAGCTGTACAGCTGGTGA
- a CDS encoding universal stress protein, giving the protein MYKRILIATDGSELADKGLAKGLELAKDLNAEVDIVTVSEPWAVGMYDAMGWSVGYMNSPEYKADREEGAQKVLQPALAKAAEQGITANPVHVLDRYAADGIIETAGERNSDLIVMTSHGRRGVTRVLLGSQTAEVLARSTLPVLVIR; this is encoded by the coding sequence ATGTACAAGCGCATCCTGATCGCCACCGACGGTTCCGAGCTGGCCGACAAGGGCCTGGCCAAGGGCCTGGAGCTGGCCAAGGACCTCAACGCCGAGGTCGACATCGTCACCGTCTCCGAACCCTGGGCCGTCGGCATGTACGACGCCATGGGCTGGAGCGTGGGCTACATGAACAGCCCCGAATACAAGGCCGACCGCGAAGAGGGCGCACAGAAGGTGCTGCAGCCGGCGCTGGCCAAGGCCGCCGAGCAGGGCATCACTGCCAACCCGGTGCATGTGCTGGACCGCTACGCCGCCGACGGCATCATCGAGACCGCCGGTGAGCGCAACAGTGACCTGATCGTAATGACTTCGCATGGCCGCCGCGGCGTGACCCGCGTGCTGCTGGGCAGCCAGACCGCCGAGGTGCTGGCACGCAGCACGCTGCCGGTGCTGGTCATCCGCTGA
- a CDS encoding NUDIX hydrolase translates to MSTAAATIRIVAAVILDDRGRALVVRKHGASRFIQPGGKPAPGEAPLQALARELDEELGVQLHTASAIALGSFEDWAVNEPGHRVQAQAWQVWIEGEPCAQAEIAELAWVPLQPPHGLPLAPLCEHHILPAVAALATAR, encoded by the coding sequence GTGAGCACTGCCGCGGCCACGATCCGGATCGTGGCTGCGGTCATCCTGGATGACCGCGGCCGGGCGCTGGTGGTGCGCAAGCACGGTGCCAGCCGCTTCATCCAGCCCGGTGGCAAGCCCGCGCCGGGTGAAGCGCCACTGCAGGCGCTGGCGCGCGAGCTGGACGAAGAACTCGGTGTGCAGCTGCACACCGCCTCCGCCATCGCACTCGGCAGTTTCGAGGACTGGGCGGTGAACGAGCCCGGCCACCGCGTGCAGGCGCAGGCCTGGCAGGTGTGGATCGAAGGTGAGCCCTGCGCGCAGGCGGAAATCGCCGAACTGGCCTGGGTGCCGCTGCAACCGCCGCACGGCCTGCCCTTGGCGCCCTTGTGTGAACACCATATCCTGCCGGCGGTCGCCGCCCTGGCGACGGCCCGCTGA
- a CDS encoding DUF421 domain-containing protein: MHDLFALAMPWWEFVLRAIIVYVVVLGMVRLSGKRALGQITPFDVLLIVLLGNAVQNALLGTDTSLGGGLLLAATLILLNYGVGWLTTRNRRMERLIEGEPVVIARDGRLLEAVLRRELVSTADFEAALRQQGCLRVEDVELALLETTGHITILPKK; the protein is encoded by the coding sequence ATGCACGATCTGTTCGCACTGGCGATGCCGTGGTGGGAGTTCGTCCTGCGCGCCATCATTGTCTACGTCGTGGTGCTGGGCATGGTCCGGCTCAGCGGCAAGCGCGCGCTGGGACAGATCACCCCGTTCGACGTGCTGCTGATCGTGCTGCTCGGCAACGCGGTGCAGAACGCGCTGCTGGGCACCGACACCTCGCTGGGTGGCGGCCTGCTGCTGGCGGCCACCCTGATCCTGCTCAACTACGGCGTGGGCTGGCTGACCACCCGCAACCGGCGCATGGAACGCCTGATCGAAGGCGAGCCGGTGGTGATCGCCCGCGACGGGCGGCTGCTGGAGGCGGTGCTGCGCCGCGAGCTGGTCAGCACGGCCGACTTCGAAGCCGCGTTGCGTCAGCAGGGTTGCCTGCGGGTGGAGGACGTCGAACTGGCGCTGCTGGAAACCACCGGCCACATCACCATCCTCCCGAAGAAGTAG
- a CDS encoding RtcB family protein: MTTMNYDVIQQPGAAPIKLWTRGVPLEDQAREQLQNIARLPFIHKWIAVMPDVHLGKGATVGSVVPTVGAIIPAAVGVDIGCGMIAVRTTLTASDLPDNLAAVRSAIERAVPHGRSVTRGGRDKGSWDTPPELAVEGWAQLVDDFALICERHPRLKNTNNLKHLGTLGTGNHFVEVCLDQDQRVWFMLHSGSRGVGNAIGTYFIELAKQEMRRWMINLPDQDLAYLPEGSQHYGDYVFAVDWAQRFARMNREVMMRNVVAAVRTVISKPFEAQAEAVNCHHNYVSRETHFGQDVMLTRKGAVSARKGELGIIPGSMGAKSFIVRGLGNEDSFHSCSHGAGRVMSRTQARRLISVDDHAKATAHVECRKDAEVVDESPAAYKPIEAVMEAQRDLVEIVHTLRQVVCVKG, encoded by the coding sequence ATGACCACCATGAACTATGACGTGATCCAGCAGCCGGGCGCTGCGCCGATCAAGCTGTGGACCCGCGGCGTGCCACTGGAAGACCAGGCGCGTGAGCAGCTGCAGAACATCGCCCGGCTGCCCTTCATCCACAAGTGGATCGCGGTGATGCCCGACGTGCACCTGGGCAAGGGCGCAACCGTGGGTTCGGTGGTGCCGACCGTTGGCGCGATCATTCCCGCTGCGGTGGGCGTGGACATCGGCTGCGGCATGATCGCCGTGCGCACCACGTTGACCGCCAGCGACCTGCCGGACAACCTGGCGGCGGTACGCAGCGCGATCGAGCGGGCGGTGCCGCATGGCCGCAGCGTGACCCGTGGCGGCCGCGACAAGGGCAGTTGGGACACGCCGCCCGAGCTGGCGGTGGAGGGCTGGGCGCAGCTGGTGGATGATTTCGCGCTGATCTGCGAGCGTCACCCGCGCCTGAAGAACACCAACAACCTCAAGCACCTGGGAACGCTGGGGACCGGCAACCACTTCGTCGAAGTGTGCCTGGACCAGGACCAGCGCGTGTGGTTCATGCTGCACTCCGGTTCGCGTGGCGTGGGCAATGCCATCGGCACCTACTTCATTGAACTGGCCAAGCAGGAAATGCGCCGCTGGATGATCAACCTGCCCGACCAGGATCTGGCGTACCTGCCCGAGGGCAGCCAGCACTACGGTGACTATGTGTTCGCGGTGGACTGGGCGCAGCGTTTCGCACGCATGAACCGCGAGGTGATGATGCGCAACGTGGTGGCGGCGGTGCGCACGGTGATCAGCAAGCCGTTCGAGGCGCAGGCCGAGGCGGTGAACTGCCACCACAACTACGTGAGCCGCGAAACCCACTTCGGCCAGGACGTGATGCTGACCCGCAAGGGCGCAGTCAGCGCGCGCAAGGGCGAGCTGGGCATCATTCCGGGCAGCATGGGCGCCAAGAGCTTCATCGTGCGCGGCCTCGGCAACGAGGACAGCTTCCACAGCTGCAGCCACGGTGCCGGCCGCGTGATGAGCCGGACCCAGGCGCGCAGGCTGATCAGCGTGGATGACCACGCCAAGGCCACTGCGCACGTGGAATGCCGCAAGGATGCGGAGGTGGTGGACGAGTCGCCGGCGGCCTACAAGCCGATCGAGGCGGTGATGGAGGCCCAGCGCGATCTGGTCGAGATCGTGCACACGCTGCGCCAGGTGGTGTGCGTGAAGGGATGA
- the polA gene encoding DNA polymerase I has translation MSRLVLIDGSSYLYRAFHALPPLSNAQGEPTGALFGVVNMLRSTLKERPAYVAFVVDAPGKTFRDDLYDQYKANRPPMPDELRSQVEPMCRIVEALGISILRIPGVEADDVIGTLALQGLAQDLKVTISTGDKDFAQLVRPGIELVNTMTGSRMDSDAAVMDKFGVRADQIVDLLALMGDTVDNVPGVEKCGPKTAAKWLAEYQHLDGVMAAAPSMKGKIGENLRAALERLPLNRELVTIRTDVALEASPTTLALREQDVPELTELYARYGFTQALKELGAPLPAPAAASEATPSLRGTAAGFARGSAEAPAAGTLDPALAAPGAYETVLTAEQLQAWVERVQQAELISFDTETDALDAMRARLVGVSLAVEPGKAAYIPVGHDYPGAPAQLPLQQVLDALRPALQDPAKKKLGQHGKYDLHVLRRHGVDVQGYHDDTMLESFVLNSTATRHDMDSLALRYLGYSTIKFEDVAGKGAKQIPFSQVGIDEASRYAAEDADITLRLHHALRPQLLAEPALDSVYRDIEMPLVPVLASIEANGVRIDADELRRQSQDLSSRMLAAQQKATELAGRSFNLDSPKQLQAVLFDELKLPAVVKTPKGQPSTNEEALEAIAEQHELPRVILEYRGLAKLRSTYTDKLPEMVNPDTGRVHTSYHQSGAATGRLSSSDPNLQNIPIRTEDGRRIRRAFIAPQGCQLLAADYSQIELRIMAHLSEDPGLVRAFEQGADVHRATAAEVFGRTLDEVTPNERRAAKAINFGLMYGMSAFGLARNLGIDRGQAQDYVALYFSRYPGVRDFMERMRQQARDQGYVETLFGRRLYLNDIHARNQGLRAGAERAAINAPMQGTAADIIKRAMVEVDQWLRESRAPARMILQVHDELVFEAEAGFIDELRTQVVERMSQAAQLRVPLVVDTGVGSNWDEAH, from the coding sequence ATGAGCAGATTAGTCCTGATCGACGGGTCCAGTTACCTGTACCGCGCGTTCCACGCGCTGCCGCCCCTGTCCAATGCACAGGGTGAGCCCACCGGCGCGCTGTTCGGCGTGGTCAACATGCTGCGTTCAACGCTGAAAGAGCGCCCGGCCTACGTCGCGTTCGTCGTCGACGCGCCCGGCAAGACCTTCCGTGACGACCTGTACGACCAGTACAAGGCCAACCGCCCGCCGATGCCCGACGAGCTGCGCAGCCAGGTCGAGCCGATGTGCCGCATCGTCGAGGCGCTGGGCATCAGCATCCTGCGCATCCCCGGCGTGGAAGCCGACGATGTGATCGGCACGCTGGCGCTGCAGGGCCTGGCGCAGGACCTGAAAGTGACCATTTCCACCGGCGACAAGGACTTTGCCCAGCTGGTCCGTCCGGGCATCGAGCTGGTCAACACCATGACCGGCAGCCGCATGGATTCGGACGCTGCGGTGATGGACAAGTTCGGCGTGCGCGCCGACCAGATCGTCGACCTGCTGGCGCTGATGGGCGACACCGTTGACAACGTGCCCGGCGTGGAGAAGTGCGGGCCGAAGACCGCCGCCAAGTGGCTGGCCGAGTACCAGCACCTGGACGGGGTGATGGCGGCCGCGCCGAGCATGAAGGGCAAGATCGGCGAGAACCTGCGCGCCGCGCTGGAGCGCCTGCCGCTGAACCGCGAGCTGGTGACCATCCGCACCGACGTGGCGCTGGAGGCCAGCCCGACCACGCTGGCCCTGCGCGAGCAGGACGTGCCGGAGCTGACCGAGCTGTATGCGCGTTACGGCTTCACCCAGGCGCTGAAGGAACTGGGTGCGCCGCTGCCGGCACCGGCTGCGGCCAGCGAGGCCACCCCGAGCCTGCGCGGCACCGCCGCCGGCTTCGCCCGTGGCAGCGCCGAGGCACCGGCAGCGGGCACGCTGGACCCGGCACTGGCCGCACCGGGAGCGTACGAGACCGTGCTGACCGCCGAGCAGCTGCAGGCCTGGGTCGAACGTGTGCAGCAGGCCGAACTGATCAGCTTCGATACCGAAACCGATGCGCTGGACGCGATGCGCGCGCGCCTGGTGGGTGTCAGCCTGGCGGTCGAACCGGGCAAGGCCGCCTACATTCCGGTCGGCCACGACTACCCGGGGGCGCCAGCCCAGCTGCCGCTGCAGCAGGTGCTGGACGCGCTGCGGCCGGCGCTGCAGGATCCGGCGAAGAAGAAGCTGGGCCAGCACGGCAAGTACGACCTGCACGTGCTGCGCCGCCATGGCGTGGACGTGCAGGGCTACCACGACGACACCATGCTCGAGAGCTTCGTGCTCAATTCCACCGCCACCCGCCACGACATGGATTCGCTGGCCCTGCGCTACCTGGGCTACAGCACCATCAAGTTCGAGGACGTGGCCGGCAAGGGCGCCAAGCAGATTCCGTTCTCCCAGGTGGGCATCGACGAAGCCAGCCGCTATGCGGCCGAAGATGCCGACATCACCCTGCGCCTGCACCACGCACTGCGGCCGCAGCTGCTGGCCGAACCGGCGCTGGACAGCGTCTACCGCGATATCGAGATGCCGCTGGTGCCGGTGCTGGCCAGCATCGAAGCCAACGGCGTGCGCATCGACGCCGACGAGCTGCGCCGGCAGAGCCAGGACCTGTCCTCGCGCATGCTGGCCGCGCAGCAGAAGGCCACCGAGCTGGCCGGGCGCAGCTTCAACCTGGATTCGCCCAAGCAGCTGCAGGCGGTGCTGTTCGACGAACTGAAGCTGCCGGCGGTGGTGAAGACCCCGAAGGGCCAGCCGAGCACCAATGAAGAGGCGCTGGAGGCGATCGCCGAGCAGCACGAGCTGCCACGGGTGATCCTGGAGTACCGCGGCCTGGCCAAGCTGCGCAGCACCTACACCGACAAGCTGCCGGAAATGGTCAACCCGGATACCGGACGCGTGCACACCAGCTACCACCAGTCCGGCGCCGCCACCGGCCGCCTGTCCTCGTCCGACCCGAACCTGCAGAACATCCCGATCCGTACCGAGGATGGACGCCGCATCCGCCGCGCGTTCATCGCTCCGCAGGGCTGCCAGCTGCTGGCGGCCGACTATTCGCAGATCGAGCTGCGGATCATGGCCCACCTGTCCGAGGACCCGGGCCTGGTGCGTGCCTTCGAGCAGGGCGCCGACGTGCACCGCGCCACCGCCGCCGAGGTGTTCGGGCGCACCCTGGACGAGGTGACCCCGAACGAGCGCCGCGCCGCCAAGGCGATCAACTTCGGCCTGATGTACGGCATGAGCGCCTTCGGCCTGGCCCGCAACCTGGGCATCGACCGTGGCCAGGCGCAGGACTACGTGGCGCTGTACTTCAGCCGCTACCCGGGCGTGCGCGATTTCATGGAGCGCATGCGCCAGCAGGCCCGTGACCAGGGCTACGTGGAGACGCTGTTCGGCCGCCGCCTGTACCTGAATGACATTCATGCACGTAACCAGGGGCTGCGTGCCGGCGCCGAACGCGCAGCGATCAATGCGCCCATGCAGGGCACCGCCGCCGACATCATCAAGCGTGCGATGGTCGAGGTGGACCAGTGGCTGCGCGAGAGCCGGGCGCCGGCGCGGATGATCCTGCAGGTGCACGATGAACTGGTGTTCGAAGCCGAGGCCGGATTCATCGACGAACTGCGTACACAGGTCGTAGAACGCATGTCGCAAGCAGCACAGCTGCGTGTGCCGTTGGTCGTGGATACCGGTGTCGGCAGCAACTGGGATGAAGCGCATTGA
- a CDS encoding S9 family peptidase, which translates to MSRVLPLSLLLSAVLAAPAAHAAPTPLTIEQAMADPDWIGPPVEKAWWSWNSQQVEYQLKRNGSPVRDTFRQPVAGGVAAQVADDQRGSLDVADPVYDRSRTRSAFVRNGDVFVRDLRSGALTQLTRSNERASGVNFAADNGVIWRVGQNWFHWTAASGVQQVASLKAEKDPGAPPKADVLRDQQLRTLETLRRDREQREALKEQDQRWRQADPTRAPGPVFLGAEVEIVDSVLSPDLGHLVVTTKPKDFDDGRGGKMPLYVTESGYEETEDTRTRVGRNGAEPHTLWFVDVRSGKAEKLSLASLPGISTDPLAELRRKAGKDALKGERSVQVMSDFMGGGIRWSADGQQAAVMLRANDNKDRWIISVAAADGRVQNRHRLTDNAWINWGFNDFGWMADGRTLWLLSEESGYSHLYTQAGTAKPQALTRGKWETSAPVLSADGKGFYFLCNQQAPHDYEVCAVDTGSRQVRELTSLNGVEDFSLSPDGQQLLVRYSGAYLPAQVAVVPSAGGQARMLTDTRTAEFKARQWIQPKLVAVPSRHGAGVVWAKYYEPENKEPGRKYPIVMFVHGAGYLQNVHQRYPAYFREQMFHNLLVQKGYIVLDMDYRGSEGYGRDWRTAIYRNMGHPELEDYKDGLDWLVDTQQGDRDHAGIYGGSYGGFMTFMALFRSPGTFKAGAALRPVVDWHQYNHGYTSNILNTPDIDPEAYRVSSPIEYAQNLQDHLLIAHGMMDDNVFFQDSVNLTQRLIELHKDNWSIAPYPLERHGYTRADSWLDQYKRILKLFEQNLK; encoded by the coding sequence ATGTCCCGAGTGCTGCCCCTGTCCCTCCTGCTGTCGGCCGTGCTGGCCGCACCGGCCGCGCATGCCGCGCCGACGCCGCTCACCATCGAACAGGCCATGGCCGACCCGGACTGGATCGGTCCGCCGGTCGAGAAGGCCTGGTGGTCGTGGAACAGCCAGCAGGTGGAGTACCAGCTCAAGCGCAACGGCAGCCCGGTGCGCGACACCTTCCGCCAGCCGGTCGCCGGTGGCGTGGCCGCGCAGGTGGCCGATGACCAGCGCGGCAGCCTGGACGTGGCCGACCCGGTCTACGACCGCAGCCGTACCCGCAGCGCCTTCGTGCGCAATGGCGACGTGTTCGTGCGCGACCTGCGCAGCGGCGCGTTGACCCAGTTGACCCGCAGCAACGAACGCGCCAGCGGCGTGAACTTCGCCGCCGACAACGGCGTGATCTGGCGCGTGGGCCAGAACTGGTTCCACTGGACCGCCGCCAGCGGCGTGCAGCAGGTGGCCAGCCTGAAGGCCGAGAAGGACCCGGGCGCGCCGCCGAAGGCCGACGTGCTGCGCGACCAGCAGCTGCGCACCCTGGAAACCCTGCGCCGCGACCGCGAGCAGCGTGAGGCGCTGAAGGAACAGGACCAGCGCTGGCGCCAGGCCGACCCGACCCGTGCACCGGGCCCGGTATTCCTGGGGGCCGAGGTGGAGATCGTCGACAGCGTGCTGTCGCCGGACCTGGGGCACCTGGTGGTCACCACCAAGCCGAAGGATTTCGACGACGGCCGCGGCGGCAAGATGCCGCTGTACGTGACCGAGTCGGGCTACGAGGAAACCGAAGACACCCGCACCCGCGTCGGCCGCAATGGCGCCGAGCCGCACACCCTGTGGTTCGTGGACGTGCGCAGCGGCAAGGCCGAAAAGCTGTCGCTGGCCAGCCTGCCCGGCATCAGCACCGATCCGCTGGCCGAGCTGCGCCGCAAGGCCGGCAAGGACGCGCTGAAGGGCGAACGCAGCGTGCAGGTGATGAGCGATTTCATGGGCGGCGGCATCCGCTGGAGCGCCGACGGCCAGCAGGCCGCGGTGATGCTGCGCGCCAATGACAACAAGGATCGCTGGATCATCAGCGTAGCCGCCGCCGATGGCCGCGTGCAGAACCGCCACCGGCTGACCGACAACGCGTGGATCAACTGGGGCTTCAACGATTTCGGCTGGATGGCCGACGGCCGCACGCTGTGGCTGCTGTCCGAGGAATCGGGCTACTCGCACCTGTACACCCAGGCCGGCACGGCCAAGCCGCAGGCGCTGACCCGCGGCAAGTGGGAAACCTCGGCGCCGGTGCTGTCGGCCGATGGCAAGGGCTTCTACTTCCTGTGCAACCAGCAGGCCCCGCATGATTACGAGGTCTGTGCGGTCGACACCGGCAGCCGCCAGGTGCGCGAACTGACCAGCCTCAATGGCGTGGAAGACTTCTCGCTGTCGCCGGATGGCCAGCAGCTGCTGGTGCGTTACTCCGGCGCGTACCTGCCGGCGCAGGTGGCGGTTGTCCCCAGTGCCGGTGGCCAGGCGCGCATGTTGACCGACACCCGCACCGCCGAGTTCAAGGCGCGCCAGTGGATCCAGCCGAAGCTGGTGGCGGTGCCGTCCAGGCACGGTGCCGGCGTGGTCTGGGCCAAGTACTACGAACCCGAAAACAAGGAACCCGGCAGGAAGTACCCGATCGTGATGTTCGTGCACGGCGCCGGCTACCTGCAGAACGTGCACCAGCGCTACCCGGCCTACTTCCGCGAGCAGATGTTCCACAACCTGCTGGTGCAGAAGGGCTACATCGTGCTGGACATGGATTACCGCGGCAGCGAGGGCTACGGCCGCGACTGGCGTACGGCGATCTACCGCAACATGGGCCATCCGGAACTGGAAGACTACAAGGACGGCCTGGACTGGCTGGTCGACACCCAGCAGGGCGACCGTGACCACGCCGGCATCTACGGCGGTTCCTACGGCGGCTTCATGACCTTCATGGCGCTGTTCCGCTCGCCGGGCACGTTCAAGGCCGGCGCCGCGCTGCGCCCGGTGGTCGACTGGCACCAGTACAACCACGGCTACACCAGCAACATCCTCAACACCCCGGACATCGACCCGGAGGCGTACCGCGTGTCTTCGCCGATCGAGTACGCGCAGAACCTGCAGGACCACCTGCTGATCGCCCACGGCATGATGGATGACAACGTGTTCTTCCAGGATTCGGTCAACCTGACCCAGCGCCTGATCGAGCTGCACAAGGACAACTGGTCCATTGCGCCGTACCCGCTGGAACGCCACGGCTACACCCGTGCCGATTCCTGGCTGGACCAGTACAAGCGCATCCTCAAGCTGTTCGAGCAGAACCTGAAGTGA